The following proteins are encoded in a genomic region of Flammeovirga pectinis:
- a CDS encoding sulfatase yields the protein MMMKHYLTITLFFGLLFSLTLKAQNKPNIVLLFVDDYGWSDLNYRNKTFTTPNIDQLKKESLEFTRAYVPTPTCSPSRASILTGKEAARLQMPRHIKDEFPDGSNTKEFGIWSKDPAKRGSRNWLPLEEVTYAEKLKEFGYYNAFMGKWHLGHQPYHPIHQGFDEQTGTSNFGHPKNYYAPFFKNGPALEEYKNDKDAYLTDVLTDKAVNFINEYDKEQPFMLSLWYYTVHGPHIGRKDLIQKYLDQGMQPAYAKYHAMVETMDASVGVVRAALKEKGIDDNTVIIFTSDQGGFFENLPLAGGKRNNTLGEGGARVPMLINYPGVTKVNTECSTPIQTIDVFPTLMEIASGEKYKDNAINGVSLMPLIQQKKIKDRNLYFFRSYEDQYAAIMTGDWKLVKYFSGKYQLFNVVDDISEKNDLIDKEAKRASKMKKDLAAWEKEVYAGWEEVTEANSVFFQIPPKRKSK from the coding sequence ATGATGATGAAGCACTATTTAACTATTACATTATTTTTTGGCCTTTTATTCTCGCTTACATTAAAAGCACAGAACAAGCCTAATATCGTTTTACTATTTGTTGATGATTACGGATGGTCTGATCTAAATTATAGAAACAAGACCTTTACAACTCCAAACATTGATCAGCTAAAAAAGGAAAGTTTAGAATTTACAAGGGCGTATGTTCCTACCCCAACTTGTAGTCCGAGTAGGGCATCGATACTTACAGGAAAAGAAGCGGCAAGGTTACAAATGCCTAGACATATTAAGGATGAATTTCCTGATGGTTCTAACACAAAAGAATTTGGAATTTGGTCTAAAGACCCTGCAAAAAGAGGTTCTAGAAATTGGTTACCTTTAGAAGAGGTTACATATGCAGAAAAGCTAAAAGAGTTTGGCTATTATAATGCTTTTATGGGAAAATGGCATTTAGGGCATCAACCCTACCACCCAATTCACCAAGGTTTTGATGAACAAACAGGCACAAGTAATTTCGGTCATCCTAAAAACTATTATGCTCCATTCTTTAAAAATGGACCAGCTTTAGAAGAATACAAAAATGATAAGGATGCCTACCTTACTGATGTACTTACAGATAAAGCAGTCAATTTTATTAATGAATACGATAAAGAACAACCGTTTATGTTGTCGCTTTGGTACTACACAGTACATGGGCCTCATATTGGAAGAAAAGACCTTATTCAAAAATATCTTGATCAAGGTATGCAACCTGCTTATGCTAAATACCATGCAATGGTAGAAACAATGGATGCTTCTGTTGGTGTAGTAAGAGCAGCTTTAAAAGAAAAAGGAATTGATGACAATACGGTTATTATTTTCACTTCAGATCAAGGTGGCTTCTTCGAGAATTTACCATTAGCAGGAGGAAAGAGAAACAATACCTTAGGGGAAGGTGGGGCAAGAGTTCCAATGCTTATTAATTACCCTGGGGTTACTAAAGTAAATACAGAATGTAGTACACCAATTCAAACAATAGATGTTTTTCCTACTTTAATGGAAATTGCATCAGGTGAAAAATATAAAGATAATGCAATTAATGGGGTGAGTTTAATGCCATTAATTCAGCAGAAAAAGATAAAAGATAGAAACTTATATTTCTTTAGAAGTTATGAAGACCAATATGCAGCAATTATGACTGGAGATTGGAAACTAGTAAAATATTTTAGCGGAAAATATCAATTATTTAATGTGGTAGACGATATCTCTGAGAAGAACGATTTAATTGATAAAGAAGCGAAACGTGCTAGTAAAATGAAAAAAGATTTGGCTGCATGGGAAAAAGAAGTTTATGCAGGGTGGGAAGAAGTTACAGAAGCTAATTCAGTGTTTTTTCAAATCCCTCCAAAAAGAAAATCAAAATAG
- a CDS encoding DUF4846 domain-containing protein yields the protein MKKLTFSTAIALFFTLFSTVYMFTAKAQDTENSVEGRIPTPNNYTRTTLADNSFGAFLRAMLLLPKGAPILDYDGDEIYNQSEHIGIINYDVGKKDLQQCADAAIRLFAEYLWEQKRFDEITFHFTSGHAYAWNQYKKGIRPIVSGNKVTFKTISSPNSTYAAFRKYLDYVYMYAGTISINKEMKKVSTSDKVKIGDVIVTPGSPGHAVIIIDEAVNNNGDKIFLLAEGYTPAQSIHILKNPFDTALQNWYFINNEGETETARYTFYTTNIRRF from the coding sequence ATGAAGAAGTTAACCTTTAGCACAGCAATAGCCCTGTTTTTCACACTCTTTTCTACAGTATATATGTTTACTGCAAAAGCACAAGACACAGAAAATTCTGTAGAAGGGAGAATACCTACGCCTAATAATTATACTCGCACTACCTTAGCAGACAATAGTTTTGGTGCTTTTTTAAGAGCAATGCTTCTTTTACCCAAAGGTGCCCCAATCTTAGATTATGATGGAGATGAAATTTATAATCAAAGTGAGCACATAGGTATTATCAACTATGACGTTGGAAAGAAAGATTTACAACAATGTGCAGATGCAGCAATAAGATTGTTTGCAGAGTATCTATGGGAGCAAAAAAGATTTGATGAGATCACTTTTCATTTTACTAGTGGACATGCTTACGCTTGGAATCAGTATAAAAAGGGAATTAGACCAATTGTAAGTGGAAATAAAGTAACTTTTAAAACAATTAGCTCTCCCAATAGCACGTATGCAGCTTTTAGAAAATACCTAGATTATGTCTATATGTATGCTGGAACAATTTCTATTAATAAGGAAATGAAAAAGGTGTCTACTTCTGATAAGGTTAAAATAGGAGATGTAATTGTTACTCCAGGAAGCCCAGGACATGCAGTAATTATAATAGATGAAGCTGTGAACAATAACGGAGATAAGATTTTTCTTCTTGCAGAAGGATATACACCAGCACAATCTATTCATATTCTTAAAAACCCATTTGATACCGCTTTACAGAATTGGTATTTTATTAATAATGAAGGTGAAACAGAAACAGCACGTTATACTTTTTATACTACCAATATTAGGAGGTTTTAA
- a CDS encoding glycoside hydrolase family 2 TIM barrel-domain containing protein yields the protein MKYFITLGILLMTINLSAQERISFNANWKFKLNEQKGAQEISYNDKDWRLLNVPHDWSIEGEYNQENPMGGQCGYLPSGIGWYRKTITVPEEWKDQVVAIAFDGVFMNSTVWANGKKLGHRPYGWISFNYDISEQVNNSNEITFVVRVDNDLQPSARWYTGSGIYANTWIDVKAAVHLSDNGGVFIKTKGDEVTIQTVIESVLAKTTKGTLTTKLVDKNGEIVARANQKFSIAANENKEITQVIKMDSPQKWSVESPYLYTTVTEIKVGKKIHQQEKTRFGVRDIEWIPASGMWINGKNVKLQGVCNHQDAGALGAAVPDKIMRFRIAQLKKMGCNAIRTAHNPQTPQFYDMCDEMGMLVMDEIFDGWHKKAANDYGAHAFEEWWNKDLTDWIKRDRNHPSIVIYSVGNETKGEIGKELVERCHELDNTRPVTSGHSQSEYMDVFGVNGSSEKMGWFDNLEQDRVFIGTENTHTWQVRGYYRTKTWYRDGYPSKRQKPYYYPDLTEEEVFTFDWTNSSSKDSYKQIFNSSYDNAMVRLTSRQNIEQLRDIPNYAGSFRWTGHDYIGEASYVHGGWPFKSFMGGAIDMANFEKDLYYLYQSQWTTTPMVHILPHWTHPTLEEGTEIPVWVYSNCDEVELFLDDKSLGKQKPGKSWDKMQCQWLVGWKAGTLKAVGYKDKKVVSKQMIRTASNPSKLKLTVDGESLNTTTKDIVQVRVTTTDNNGEFYPYGENRSFFKVLGAGKVRALDNGSPIDIEKHYEATDRIAFYGLTRAYIESTDDNGAISLIVGGILGEKRQVSSKSVAIDVQQLVLRGNMPNGKVTIFYTVDGSKPTTSSKKYTTAFDVELGTTVKALVTLNGKNALTMHETFSTDEGFVWDAVSMAANPGGDQAEDARFDGVTIATKGANFNGKGYIDFGRNTGGYVEWYQENDGSEGEFTLQIRYSAGIDVRKEHKVKLTVNGKEQELVLPANKGFRKTWQIIEIPVIMGSGANTIRITALQSNGLCIDELKAI from the coding sequence ATGAAATATTTTATTACTCTAGGCATCTTATTGATGACCATAAATTTATCAGCACAAGAGAGAATTAGTTTTAATGCCAATTGGAAATTTAAACTTAATGAACAAAAAGGTGCTCAAGAAATTAGCTACAACGATAAAGATTGGCGGTTATTAAACGTGCCTCATGATTGGAGTATTGAAGGAGAATACAACCAAGAAAACCCAATGGGTGGACAATGTGGTTATTTACCATCTGGGATTGGGTGGTATAGAAAAACAATTACAGTACCAGAAGAGTGGAAAGACCAAGTGGTTGCTATTGCTTTTGATGGTGTGTTTATGAACAGCACAGTTTGGGCAAATGGTAAAAAACTAGGGCATCGTCCGTATGGATGGATTTCTTTTAATTATGATATTTCTGAACAGGTTAATAATAGTAATGAAATAACTTTTGTTGTTCGTGTTGATAACGATCTTCAACCCTCTGCAAGATGGTACACAGGCTCAGGAATTTATGCAAACACTTGGATTGATGTAAAAGCAGCTGTTCACTTAAGTGATAATGGAGGGGTTTTTATTAAAACTAAAGGCGATGAGGTGACTATTCAAACTGTAATAGAAAGTGTATTGGCTAAAACTACAAAGGGAACGCTTACAACAAAATTAGTTGATAAAAACGGAGAAATTGTAGCAAGAGCAAATCAAAAATTCTCTATTGCTGCAAACGAAAATAAAGAGATAACTCAAGTTATTAAGATGGATTCCCCACAAAAATGGTCGGTAGAATCACCTTATTTGTATACAACAGTTACAGAAATTAAAGTGGGTAAAAAGATTCATCAGCAAGAAAAAACACGTTTTGGAGTTAGAGATATAGAATGGATTCCAGCATCAGGAATGTGGATCAATGGAAAAAATGTAAAATTACAAGGAGTGTGTAACCACCAAGATGCAGGAGCTTTAGGTGCTGCTGTTCCCGATAAGATTATGCGTTTTAGAATAGCTCAACTTAAAAAAATGGGTTGTAATGCTATTAGAACGGCACATAACCCTCAAACGCCTCAGTTTTATGATATGTGCGATGAAATGGGGATGTTGGTTATGGATGAAATTTTTGATGGTTGGCATAAAAAAGCAGCCAACGATTATGGAGCTCATGCTTTTGAAGAATGGTGGAATAAAGACCTAACAGATTGGATAAAAAGAGACAGAAATCACCCATCAATAGTTATCTATAGTGTGGGAAACGAAACGAAAGGAGAAATTGGTAAAGAATTAGTAGAAAGGTGCCACGAACTTGACAATACAAGGCCTGTTACATCAGGACATTCGCAATCGGAATATATGGATGTTTTTGGTGTAAATGGCAGTAGCGAAAAGATGGGTTGGTTTGATAACTTAGAACAAGATAGAGTTTTTATTGGCACAGAAAATACGCATACATGGCAAGTTAGAGGATATTACAGAACTAAAACTTGGTACAGAGATGGCTACCCAAGTAAACGTCAGAAACCCTATTATTATCCAGATCTTACAGAAGAAGAAGTATTTACTTTTGATTGGACGAACTCCTCTAGTAAAGACAGTTACAAACAAATTTTTAATTCGAGTTACGATAATGCAATGGTGCGCTTAACATCACGCCAAAACATAGAGCAATTAAGAGATATTCCAAATTATGCAGGATCGTTTAGATGGACAGGGCATGATTATATTGGAGAGGCTTCTTATGTACACGGAGGATGGCCTTTTAAATCGTTTATGGGTGGAGCAATAGACATGGCAAACTTCGAAAAAGACTTGTACTATCTTTATCAAAGTCAGTGGACCACAACACCTATGGTACACATTTTACCTCATTGGACACACCCTACTTTAGAAGAAGGAACAGAAATACCAGTTTGGGTATATTCTAATTGTGATGAAGTTGAATTGTTTTTAGATGATAAGTCGTTAGGTAAGCAAAAACCTGGTAAATCTTGGGATAAAATGCAATGTCAATGGTTAGTAGGTTGGAAAGCAGGTACATTAAAAGCTGTAGGTTATAAAGATAAGAAAGTTGTTTCTAAGCAGATGATTCGCACAGCTAGTAATCCATCAAAATTAAAACTAACAGTAGATGGCGAATCATTAAATACTACTACTAAAGATATTGTACAAGTACGTGTTACAACAACAGATAACAATGGAGAGTTTTATCCCTATGGAGAAAATAGAAGTTTCTTTAAAGTACTAGGAGCAGGGAAAGTAAGAGCATTAGATAATGGGTCGCCAATTGATATTGAAAAACATTACGAAGCAACAGATAGAATAGCCTTTTATGGGTTAACAAGAGCCTATATTGAAAGTACAGATGATAACGGAGCTATCAGTTTAATTGTAGGAGGTATTTTAGGCGAAAAGCGTCAAGTATCATCAAAAAGTGTAGCTATTGATGTGCAGCAACTTGTTCTAAGAGGAAATATGCCAAATGGTAAAGTAACTATATTCTATACCGTTGATGGTAGTAAACCTACTACATCATCTAAAAAATACACAACAGCATTTGATGTGGAATTAGGAACAACTGTTAAAGCTTTAGTTACCTTAAATGGTAAAAATGCATTAACTATGCACGAAACATTTTCTACAGATGAAGGCTTTGTTTGGGATGCTGTTTCAATGGCTGCAAACCCTGGTGGAGACCAAGCAGAAGATGCTCGTTTTGATGGGGTAACTATTGCTACTAAAGGAGCTAATTTTAATGGAAAAGGATATATAGATTTTGGTAGAAATACGGGAGGATATGTAGAGTGGTATCAAGAAAATGATGGTAGTGAGGGAGAGTTTACCTTACAAATTAGATACAGTGCAGGTATTGATGTTAGAAAGGAACATAAAGTTAAACTTACTGTAAATGGTAAGGAGCAAGAACTTGTTTTACCTGCAAATAAAGGGTTTAGAAAAACTTGGCAAATAATAGAAATACCTGTTATTATGGGTAGTGGTGCTAATACAATTCGAATTACAGCCTTGCAAAGTAACGGACTTTGTATTGATGAATTGAAAGCAATTTAG
- a CDS encoding sulfatase family protein: MKLYFLIGFLLGFSVFVQGQTKPNLIIIQTDEHNFRTLGCYRDQLPENQAYVWGKGVKVETPNIDRIANEGAICMNYYGASPVCTPSRASFQTGLFPQNTGAWKNDLHMTPTLTTYAKVLEDNGYATSYIGKWHLDGGEKPGFSPQNKFGYSDNQYMFNGGHNPWFKVTENGEHIPVNKNTYYKWKKEGRDLSDVHFTTDYLTDKSLEILERDKNKPFCLMLSIPDPHTPNIVEREYKHLYDDMTFEKPVTMVENVASRPYWGAPKNKNEAKEEVDQAYMRGYFGMVKCIDDNVGRILKFLEENKLAENTIIIFTSDHGDMLFEHKRRNKSVPYESAARVPFVIRYPNKIRAGKIINAAYVTTDFGPTILGIMQQKEIPNAEGYNAASTFLSKHKVEIDNRLTYYRTSGGHWVAGVTNRYKLVLSVKEKPWLFDLEKDPNEFINVFNDPEYKEIATKMHTDLLELMAEVKEPGLAKIERESK; encoded by the coding sequence ATGAAATTATATTTTTTAATAGGGTTTTTATTGGGCTTTAGTGTTTTTGTACAAGGACAGACCAAACCTAATTTAATTATTATACAAACTGACGAACATAACTTTAGAACGTTGGGGTGTTATAGAGATCAATTACCTGAAAACCAAGCCTATGTTTGGGGAAAAGGAGTAAAAGTTGAAACACCAAATATTGATAGGATAGCCAACGAAGGTGCCATTTGCATGAATTACTATGGGGCATCACCCGTTTGCACCCCCTCTAGAGCTTCTTTTCAGACAGGATTATTTCCTCAGAATACAGGAGCTTGGAAAAACGATTTACACATGACACCTACACTTACCACGTATGCAAAGGTGTTGGAAGATAATGGGTATGCAACATCTTATATAGGAAAATGGCATCTTGATGGAGGAGAAAAACCTGGCTTTTCTCCTCAAAATAAGTTCGGTTATTCAGATAATCAATATATGTTTAATGGAGGGCATAACCCTTGGTTTAAAGTTACAGAAAATGGGGAACACATACCTGTAAATAAAAATACGTATTACAAATGGAAAAAAGAGGGTAGAGATTTATCTGATGTGCATTTTACGACAGATTACTTAACGGATAAATCATTAGAAATTTTAGAAAGAGATAAAAATAAGCCTTTCTGTTTAATGTTATCTATTCCAGACCCTCATACACCTAACATTGTAGAACGTGAATACAAACATCTTTATGATGATATGACTTTTGAAAAGCCAGTAACAATGGTAGAAAATGTTGCCTCTCGACCGTATTGGGGAGCACCTAAAAATAAAAACGAAGCTAAAGAGGAAGTAGATCAAGCTTACATGAGAGGGTATTTTGGAATGGTGAAATGTATTGATGATAATGTTGGGCGAATTTTAAAGTTTTTAGAAGAGAACAAACTTGCTGAAAATACAATCATTATTTTTACATCAGACCATGGTGATATGCTTTTTGAGCACAAAAGAAGAAACAAGTCTGTACCTTACGAATCTGCAGCAAGAGTACCTTTTGTAATTCGATATCCTAATAAAATAAGGGCAGGGAAGATAATTAATGCAGCGTATGTTACCACAGATTTTGGCCCAACTATTTTGGGCATCATGCAACAAAAGGAGATACCAAATGCAGAAGGCTATAATGCTGCTTCTACATTCTTAAGTAAGCATAAAGTAGAAATAGATAATCGTTTAACTTATTACAGAACTTCTGGAGGACATTGGGTAGCTGGTGTTACAAACAGATACAAATTAGTATTATCTGTAAAAGAAAAACCATGGTTATTTGACTTAGAAAAAGATCCAAACGAGTTTATCAATGTATTCAATGATCCTGAATACAAAGAAATAGCGACCAAAATGCACACAGATTTATTAGAATTAATGGCAGAAGTAAAAGAGCCAGGCTTGGCAAAGATTGAAAGAGAATCTAAGTAA
- a CDS encoding M61 family metallopeptidase — MKKLILTIGICIITPFIFAQNPKETVVEIDLKTIHDQELDVTVFTPKGQKQLEFVIPVIVPGTYMVLDHIEYFKKLKAYDINGELAKVKKKKNVFFIEGKDEISRLEYAVIDCKSKKGLVGKPTEVEGTVFTENSALINFNMLNGYFEGFEKEPFKVIVHKPIGYYGATSMTKLKEEEQKDVLYADDYFGLIDQPVLYAQPDTTSFVINGQKFIVAVHNEDTTQVATAVAKTLKNVMTDINDYSGVTSKEDYYFLMYRINPDRMKGLFKYFGTGMALEHHNSSVYFHANYVGDSTYSGYTHIAAHEYYHTITPLNLHSEEIHDFHYRNPKMSQHTWMYEGFTDYFANRSESQTFDEQTYFVNQLAFSIETSKKRNKQSMTESSHDIIRDKNALSFISKVMDLMTFYEKGALIAFCLDLEIMERSNGERRLIDVVLEMKEEYKGKYFEDDKLREIMTKYTYPEFGEFYDKYIQGAATPDMDAYCEKLGWEYIKKGEKHPTYGTIITNKNKNEEYKISYTKKNTLGLKKGDIVLSINGGDPKVFYENRRAYYKKKLFPSLDERLTIEVKRGEKLITLSGSPKMQKTVFSKIKIYEEVTPEQQKIREYFFHKKEIVDVKL; from the coding sequence ATGAAAAAATTAATTTTGACGATAGGCATTTGTATCATTACGCCTTTTATTTTTGCTCAAAACCCAAAAGAAACTGTTGTAGAAATTGATCTAAAAACGATTCATGATCAAGAATTAGACGTAACTGTTTTTACTCCTAAAGGCCAAAAACAACTTGAATTTGTTATTCCTGTTATCGTGCCAGGTACATATATGGTTTTAGATCATATAGAATATTTTAAAAAACTTAAAGCATATGATATCAATGGTGAATTAGCCAAGGTGAAGAAAAAAAAGAATGTCTTCTTTATAGAAGGTAAGGATGAAATATCTCGATTGGAGTATGCTGTAATTGATTGTAAGTCAAAAAAAGGTTTGGTAGGTAAACCGACAGAGGTAGAAGGGACTGTTTTTACAGAGAATAGTGCATTGATAAACTTTAATATGTTGAATGGTTATTTTGAAGGTTTTGAAAAAGAACCTTTTAAAGTAATTGTTCATAAGCCTATTGGTTATTATGGTGCAACTTCTATGACTAAACTCAAAGAAGAAGAGCAAAAAGATGTTCTTTATGCTGATGATTATTTTGGTCTAATTGATCAACCAGTACTCTATGCTCAGCCAGATACTACCTCTTTTGTTATTAATGGGCAGAAATTTATTGTTGCAGTTCATAATGAAGATACAACACAAGTTGCTACGGCTGTTGCAAAAACATTGAAAAATGTAATGACAGACATTAATGACTATTCAGGAGTGACATCTAAAGAGGATTATTATTTCTTAATGTACAGAATAAATCCAGATCGTATGAAAGGGTTATTTAAGTATTTTGGAACAGGAATGGCATTAGAACACCATAATTCATCCGTATATTTTCATGCAAATTATGTAGGCGATAGTACTTATTCAGGATATACTCACATTGCAGCCCATGAATACTATCATACAATTACTCCATTGAATTTACATAGTGAAGAAATTCATGATTTTCACTACAGAAACCCAAAGATGTCTCAGCATACTTGGATGTATGAAGGCTTTACAGACTACTTCGCAAACAGGAGTGAATCACAAACTTTTGATGAGCAGACTTATTTTGTAAATCAATTAGCATTTAGTATTGAAACATCAAAAAAGAGAAATAAGCAAAGTATGACAGAAAGTAGTCATGATATTATTAGAGATAAAAATGCATTAAGCTTTATTTCTAAGGTGATGGATCTAATGACTTTTTATGAGAAAGGTGCTTTAATTGCTTTTTGTTTAGATCTAGAAATTATGGAGAGATCTAATGGTGAGAGAAGATTAATAGATGTAGTGTTAGAAATGAAAGAAGAGTATAAAGGGAAGTATTTTGAAGATGATAAACTTAGGGAAATTATGACGAAATATACCTACCCTGAATTTGGTGAGTTTTATGATAAATATATACAAGGGGCAGCTACTCCCGATATGGATGCTTATTGTGAGAAACTAGGATGGGAATATATAAAAAAAGGAGAAAAACATCCAACTTATGGTACGATTATAACAAATAAGAATAAAAATGAAGAGTATAAAATTTCATACACCAAAAAAAATACATTAGGGTTAAAAAAAGGGGACATAGTACTCTCAATAAATGGTGGTGATCCTAAAGTGTTTTATGAAAATAGACGTGCATATTATAAAAAGAAGCTATTTCCTAGTTTAGATGAAAGACTAACAATAGAGGTAAAAAGAGGAGAGAAGTTGATTACACTATCTGGTTCTCCAAAAATGCAAAAAACAGTGTTTTCAAAAATAAAAATTTATGAGGAAGTGACTCCTGAACAACAAAAAATAAGAGAATATTTCTTTCATAAAAAAGAGATAGTTGATGTAAAATTATAA